A window of the Parabacteroides merdae ATCC 43184 genome harbors these coding sequences:
- a CDS encoding efflux RND transporter periplasmic adaptor subunit: protein MKYYKLFAILILAGMMACSGEKKEKGSEESVETVLPDETNEVTVMKLNTTDFNHELISNGKLSARNFVDLKFESAEPIAKIYVKNGDRVTKGQKLAELSTFRLANKTAQAKDALERAKLELQDVLIGQGYKLEDSTKVPPATMQLVKVKSGYDQALISWQLAEYEQRNAVLTAPFDGVVANLFAKQFNTASTSDVFCSIIDTRTLEAAFTVLESELPLIKTGDRVEVAPFALSDVTADGRISEINPLVDKDGMVQVKAAVNDKGKLFEGMNVRVSIHRSLGKQLVVPKSAVVLRSGKQVVFTLTEDKAYWNYVHTGLENADSYTIIDGLKEGDIVITSGNINLAHEAPVKVIDN, encoded by the coding sequence CGGATGAGACAAACGAGGTGACGGTGATGAAGTTGAATACTACTGATTTCAACCACGAACTGATCAGTAACGGCAAACTGTCAGCCCGAAACTTTGTCGACCTAAAATTCGAATCGGCAGAACCGATCGCCAAGATATATGTGAAGAACGGCGATCGCGTGACGAAAGGGCAAAAACTCGCAGAACTCTCAACCTTCCGCCTTGCCAACAAGACAGCGCAAGCCAAAGATGCACTCGAACGCGCCAAACTGGAACTGCAAGACGTACTGATCGGACAGGGCTACAAACTGGAAGATTCTACAAAAGTACCGCCCGCAACCATGCAGTTAGTCAAGGTAAAAAGCGGGTATGACCAGGCACTGATCTCTTGGCAGCTTGCCGAATACGAACAACGAAACGCAGTCCTGACCGCCCCTTTCGACGGTGTCGTCGCTAACCTGTTCGCCAAACAGTTCAATACGGCTTCTACCTCCGATGTTTTCTGTTCCATTATCGATACCCGCACATTGGAAGCCGCTTTCACAGTTTTGGAAAGCGAACTGCCGCTTATCAAAACAGGCGATCGTGTAGAGGTAGCTCCTTTTGCCTTGTCCGATGTCACGGCTGACGGCCGTATATCCGAAATAAACCCGCTGGTAGACAAAGACGGGATGGTACAGGTGAAAGCTGCCGTAAACGATAAAGGTAAGTTGTTCGAAGGGATGAATGTACGAGTAAGTATCCATCGTTCGCTGGGTAAACAGTTGGTCGTTCCCAAAAGCGCTGTCGTACTCCGTTCCGGCAAACAGGTTGTATTCACATTAACGGAAGACAAAGCATACTGGAACTATGTACATACAGGTTTGGAAAATGCCGACAGCTATACGATCATTGACGGACTGAAAGAAGGGGATATCGTGATTACAAGCGGTAACATTAACCTGGCTCACGAAGCACCGGTCAAAGTAATTGACAATTAA